The region TTTGTGAGGGCTTCAAGAAACAAGTTTTTGTAACCATTATTAAATAATTCTTTTAGCAAAGATTCTGTGAACACTCTGTGAGATGCGTTATGGTGAGATTCATTTATAATAACAATTTTGTTCTCTTTGGATTGATTAAGTATGTAATCTTTTGCTTTTGCAGTTTCATAAAGATTTTTAATTGAATCAAATTGAAACTGGTTATAACCAATAATTTTTGGAGTAAATTCTAAATCCCAATATTTTAATGCATTTTTATGGTCAGTTTTAAAGGAGTACTCTGTTGCGTAACTTTGAAAGTCAGGTTCTAAAGCGTCTTTTTTAGATTCACTTTCTATTTCGGCTTTAAACTTATATTTATTGTTGAATGCAATATCTTTTTTTTCATTTCTTATAGATTTACAAGAAATAAAAAATAAGATAATTGTTACAAAATATATTGTTTTGTTCGCCATAATTATTGCTAACGTGTTTGTGTAAGGAACGTTGCGATTTTGTACGCGAGGATTTTCCGCAGGAAAATCAGCAGTAAGCAAAATTGCAAGAACCAAACGATTGAACTAAAGTAAGCAATGTTTTTTACACGGTGTTATGTACAGGTTTATTTTCTTTCCACCATAAGAGTAAAAATCCATAGTTCTACATGTATTTTTAACCTTAAATATCAAAATAGGTAGTAGATATTTTTAGAAGGTTTAAAGGTTCAGATATTCAGCTCAAACCATTGGTTTATTATGTTTTTGTCGCAAAAAAATATACCTGGGAAATCTCTTTTACCAATACAACTTTCTTAAAGTTCAGATTATTTTAAAATCCGTCAAAACTTAGAGTTTGCTATATTTTCGATGTAGAGAATGTTTCTAGGAAAGTTAAAATTCAGAGTGGTATTTTGCAACATTTTTTATTCCGCTAGAGTGAAATTCATAGTGTGTTTTTCAATTCAGCATTTCAATTTTTTCCTTACTTAGAAATCTGAAAACTTTAAATTAAGTAGGATTTTCGTTGGTTTGGGAACTTGTACATAACGTGTTTGTATAAGAAAAGTTGCGTGTTTGTGTGCGAGGATTTTCCGAAGGAAAATCAGAAGCTAGCAAACGAGCAACTAACTTTGGTTTAGCTAAAACTAGCAATTTTTTTTATACGGTGTTACCTGTAGTTATTTTTTTCTATACACTATTAAATTATACTTAAATTCAGTTCCATCACTTTCTAAAAGTTCAAATACTTTCAATTCCGTTTGAGTGATTTCCGCAAATTCTATTTCGTTTTTTGTAAATTCTATTAAAGAACCAGATTCTCTTAATTGTTCCAAAAGACCTGGTGCAAGTTTGTCAATCGGAACATTGTATCTCGGTTTGTCATAAGTCATTCTAAATAACTTAAATTCTCGGTCATATTCCCATTTTCCAGATTCACAATTATCGGGATTATCGCAACCAATTAATTCATAAGTTCCGTTTTTTTCAATTCGCATACTAGGTCGCCAAATAACTTCATTAGCAGTAATTGTGTCATTTATAAAATGTGTAATTTCCGATATCGTTTTTCCATTACTATCCGTTAATTTTTCAAATTCCCAAGTTCCAATAATCAGTTTCTCAATTTGTTCTGCGCTTTTCTTTGTTTTTGCATCATCTATTAATTCCAAGTAAGTTTTAGATGACTGGCAATAAGTCAAAATTGGAAAGAATATAATGGCAAGCAGGATGTTTTTCATAATTACAGGTAACGGACTTGTGTATGAAACGTAGCGTGCAAAAAGACACTAACTTTTCGGATAAACACAGAGCCGAATTTTTATATTTTGTTTTTAGTTTTTTCTCTTTTTAAAAGCCAAATTAAAAATTTGGCGGACTTTATAAATATACAAAACCTTTCGATTAAGTACTTATTAGCTATGTTTTATACACCGTGTTGTAAGGCGTTTTTTTATTCAGATTTTATATTTTCAATTCTTAAATAATCTCTTAAACTTGGGTCAACATATTTTTTTTCATTCGTTTGTTTGTTTCTTACTTCGTTAAAGTCGTGGTCTTTGAAAAATGGACTGTTAAATAGTTTATGAATGTCCAATCCAAAAAACTCTAATTTCCCAATTAAATGTCTAAATTCATACTTTTCAGTCAAATTTTGCTTTTCGACAATATAGTTTCCAACTGAATTAAATAAAGATGAATATCCAATACAATTAGCTTTTTCTAATTCACAAATCAAATTCGGATTACTCGAAACTTTATTAAAAGTAAAGTCCAATTTTTCGCTTGTTATTTTATTGCTCAATTCAATTATTTCTTCAATACTCAATATTTTATCACTGGTTCTATTATCAATTTCTTTAATTAACTTTTTGTCGGTCAGAGTAATATTATTTCTAGTATCAACTTCTAAATAATTAACCGAAATTCGGTATAAAAATCCACGAAATAGCATTATTAGAATTATAAAAAATCCGAAGTATTTAATGTTTTTTTTTAGTCTGTTCACAGTTTGTTTTAAATGGCTTACAACGTGTTTGTGTAAGGAACGTTGCGATTTTGTACGCGAGGATTTTCCGCAGGAAAATCAGCAGTAAGCAAAATTGCAAGAACCAAACGATTGAACTAAAGTAAGCAATGTTTTTTACACGGTGTTATGTACAGGTTTATTTTCTTTCCACCATAAGAGTAAAAATCCATAGTTCTACATGTATTTTTAACCTTAAATATCAAAATAGGTAGTAGATATTTTTAGAAGGTTTAAAGGTTCAGATATTCAGCTCAAACCATTGGTTTATTATGTTTTTGTCGCAAAAAAATATACCTGGGAAATCTCTTTTACCAATACAACTTTCTTAAAGTTCAGATTATTTTAAAATCCGTCAAAACTTAGAGTTTGCTATATTTTCGATGTAGAGAATGTTTCTAGGAAAGTTAAAATTCAGAGTGGTATTTTGCAACATTTTTTATTCCGCTAGAGTGAAATTCATAGTGTGTTTTTCAATTCAGCATTTCAATTTTTTCCTTACTTAGAAATCTGAAAACTTTAAATTAAGTAGGATTTTCGTTGGTTTGGGAACTTGTACATAACGGCTTCGGCTATGGATAGTTGCGTAGTTAGGTTACTAATTTAGCAAAAGTTCTCGGACCAGAGGGAAATCCGTAGGATTTTCCGAGTAAGGATAGACCAAGCAATTATTTATAGCCATTGTTAGCACCAGTTTTTATCTTTTTATTCTATTTCTCTCATAAAGTTTTAATTTCCAATTCTTTAAATCAATTCCAATTAAACCACTCCACAACCAATCGGTATCGGGTTTGAATCCTTCATAGATATACGTTAATTCGTTCTCAGTTGCCAAGGGAATAGCTTTCAATGAGGAAACGGCAAGGTAATCGTTTACTATTGAATCTGTCAAATTACCATTTTTGTATAAATACAAATAGTTTTCCGGTTTTGAGTAGTTTCCAAAAGATAGAATAGAAATCGTATCTGATTTATATATCAAAGAATTTTGCGAAAATATTTCATGATATTCATGCTGAATATTTTTAAGCAACTTTTCGTTTTTGATTAAATCAGAAATTGGTTTAGGAACTTTATTTAAATTTAAATGTTTAGCAGAGTTGGTTGATATAACTATTATTGAATCACTTAATTGATTTTGGGTTTCATATGTTGCTATGTAAGAAGATTCTATTGAAGCATCGTAGAACTCATAGTTTTTTCTAGAAATTGTATCTATTATGATTTGTTCTTTATTTATTACAATAAGCCTATCAATACCATCTGTTGAAAAATATTTTTCGGCAATATTATCGGGTATTTTAACTCTTGATTCCAATTCATTTCTGAAAACAGTCTCTTGATAAGAGTTGTTAATTATGTTGGCAATTGAATCTGAATATTTATTTTTAAAACTTAATGTTATGTAGTACTCTTCACTATTGTAGAATTTTGTTAAAATGTCTACAAGTAGGAAAGGTTCATCCTTTGTTTTGATTTTCTGATTTTGAATCGAGTCCAAAGTAACCTCATTTTTTGAAGTTTCTTCTTTAATTTCTTTGTTGATTTCAGATTCTAAATCGGTTTTATTCAATTTTCTATTGTTACAACTAAAAATTGTAATAAAGATTAAGAGTGTAGTCAATTTTTTCATCAAATTGGTGCTAACGTGTTTGTGTATGGTTAGTTGCGTGGTTAAGCAACTAAGTTAACAAACATTTACGAACCCGAGAAAATTCCGCAGGAATTTTCGCAAGTAAGCACATAAAAAGCAATTAATTATACACGGTGTTGGCAAATCGTTATTTTGGATATTCCTTAAAGTTCGTATTAATTTCTTCAATGTTCTGAAACCAATTAAATAGTTTTAAATCTTCAATTACTTCATCTTCCTTTTCTTTCGGAAATGGTTCAATATTTTCTATGTATCCGAATTTAAAATGTGTTAATTTATTTGAAGTAGAAATTACAATTATTTTACCAGCTTTATATTTATTCCATACACAATAACCTTCTGCGGCTAATTGCATTGAAATCATTACGTGTTCGTGTTCCATTTTTTCTCCGTGAAGTACCATTGCAACGATTATGTCATTTATAGTTCCATATCTTCTAGCAACAAAATATCCGCTTTCATTTTTATATCGATTATGAAATTCAAAAAAAGTTTGTCCAAAAATTCGTCTTTCAAAACGACTTAAGGAAAGAAGTTCTGTCGCGATTTTAATATTATTTGGGTTATTTCTATAAAGCACTTCTCGTTTAACGAATTCGTCAACGAAGTAACTAACTTTATCATCTTTCTTTTTTCTTTGAACTTCCTTTCGTTTTAGATATTCCTCCCATTTACCGTCTAATTGAATACTCGCTCCATTGTATTCATCTGAATAGAGGTTTTTGTTGAATTTTCTATCATTAAAAAGATAATCTGCTAATAAATCTAATTCGCTTCCCGAAAAAAGGATAAAACGTTTTTTATTTTTTAATAGTTCTGTATTATATTGAAAAAATGATTTATTTGTTTCCTTATCCCAATCATTTTCTTCTCCAAGCATCATTACAAGTTCTGTTTCTTTAAACGTAAACTCTCTTTCTTTGAGATATTCAATGAAATCAGGAATAGTATTTAATTCAGTAACTATACCTAAAAATGAATTCCAGTTCAGAATATGTGCAAACTCATTGTTTTTAGTAATTAAACCACCAGGATGAAATAAAGGAACTGTATTCAAATTAATTATCAATCTATGAACACTATCATAATTTTCAGGCGAAAAATCAAAAGAGCCAGTTTCTGGATGATTAAAACTAACGTTATTATTTTTGTTAAGTAATTTTCTTTCCGCTCCGTGAATTTGTGCGATTGCTTTTTTTAAAGTTGAACGAAAGTAACGTTCATAGTTTCCCTTAAATGAATAATTCTTAATTGAAATTATTATTAAATGGTTTTGGAAAATTATTAGTAAATCACAAATCTCTTTTTTATTTCCTAATTCATCTTTCGGATTCGGAAAGCACCAATATTTTAAATAAGTGTCAAATGCAATTCTATTTACAGCTTCTTCTCCCTTAATTCCGATTTCGTTACTGTCCATTCTCTAATGTTTGCCAACGTGTTTGTGTATGGTTAGTTGCGTGGTTTAGCAACTAATTTAGCAAACTTTTACGAACCAGAGAAAATTCCGCAGGAATTTTCGCAAGTAGGCAAGAACCAAGCAATTAATTATACACGGTGTTGTGCGTAGGCTTTTTCATATTCAATTGAATAAAGATTTACCTAAATTTTTAAACACATCAATATATGATTTTTTTCTATTCGTTAAGGCTCGTTCTGGATATAATTCCGCTTCGTTTTTCAATTCAGATGCAATTTGTTTTAATTCCTCATTATTAAATTCACAATCCACATAAAATTCTTCGTCATCTTTGGCATTCGGATGGCGAGATTCTAAATCAAACGTTATTCTTATCCGTTTTTTATCCGCAAATTTTTTAGTTAGTTCAAATTCCAAATTTGGTTCCATAAACACAAGTGAATCAGTATCTGTTTCTATGTTATTCGAAAGTTGCTCAAACCATTCAATAATGTCTTTTAAATCTCTAACCAAAAGCGAAGGGTCAACAGTTTCCCAATTTCCGCAATCACTTTTTACTTTTAAATAAACCAACAACCAATTTGAATCATATTCACAATCAGTTATTTCAGGAAACTGATAATTGGTTATCCTAAATTCAACTGTTTGGTTATTTATTCCTTTAAATATCATTTAATTCAGATTGTTTTTTCGTTCGTAAGTAGTTGGAAAGTTTAAATTCCAGCTCGATTTTCGTTGGTTTCACAGCTTACGCACAACGTGTTTGTATATGGTTTGTTGCGTGGTTAAGCAACTAAGTTAACAAATAAAAACCGAATAGAAAATCCGCGAGGATTTTCGTAAGTAGGCTAAAACCTAGCAATAAATTATATACGTTGTTGGGCGTTCGTTATTTTTATTCCATCAAAAAAGTAATCTAAAATATATTTATCAAACTCATCTAGTCCTTCTGTTTTTCTAACTATTTGTTCTTGACCAATTTCGTTAAATTCTTCAATTGCCTTATGAATAGTTAATTCGCTATCATAGAAATCAATAATTTTCGATTTTTGAAACTTTTTAGAAATCATTCTAGGTAAACCATATTCTTCTAATTGAAAAACAACTTTTGGTAGGAATGCTTGTGAACAATAACCAATAAACTTAGAAATGTCATATCCTTTTCCAACTAATATTTCTTTTTGTAACGCATTAACATCTTTTAAAAGTGAAGAAAATTTGTAAGTTACATTTCTTTCTAATTTAAAAAATTCATCTATTCCAACATCATAATCTTCTAATTCATTAAGTAACTCTGGGATTGATTTACTCCAATTACGAGCGATTGTTTTTATGAACTCAACAAATGTTTTGTTTTTCGCTTCCCAGTTACCTGGTTGAAGATTTATAATTTTATAAAGCAACCTATCCCAGTTTTTTGGCTTAAATTCATTTAAATGATATAAGCCATTCCATTCATCTGGATTTGTTTTTAGGTCAATTGCAATTTTTTTTATTAAGTCTGAATTACTTGATTGAAAAGCCGATTCACTCTTCAACTTTTCATAAACTTGAAAACCCATTATTGAGGTCATTTCTTCTTGGTGCGACTTTAATAAAGCTAGTTGTTCTTTAGTTAATAAACCTCCATATTGTTCTGCATCTAAATCCCCAATAATTTCATTTGGAAAAGGAATGTCTAATTGAGTTTGAGCTTGTTCAGGTGGTTTTTCTAAAATGTAAATTTTACCAATAAAATGTTTGAACATTCGACCTCCTCTACCAATAATATTTTTATAGGTGAAGTCATCAAGTTTTGCAGCTCCTTTTCTATTTCTCCAAATAATTACATTTTCAGCAGATGTATTTACTCCTTCAATAATTGAGGAAGTTGAAATTAAGTTATTGATTCCTTTATCTTCTTCAAATAATCTTACCTGTATTTGGCTTAGTGAACGATGTAGTCGTCCATTATGAACTCCAACACCTCTTTTTATTAATTTAGTAAGACTCCAATTAAAGTCATAATTTTTTACAAGCCAATTAGAAAACATTGTAAGTAAATTGTTATCTAATTCTGAATAAGTAGATTGAAATAGGTTAGTTAGACTTTCAATGTTTGAATAAGTCCCTGCATAAATAAGTGATTTAGTATTATTTTTTTCTAAAATATCGAGTAAGACTTTACTCTTTTGGGCAGTGTCATTATTTTCTATTTCATTATATAATTCGTGTTTTTCAAGGAAAACTGTATTAAAATCCATTCTATGAAACTCCATATCTTCTGTTAATGGATTGTCATCTATACTTGAAATATTTGGAGCCAAATAATATTTTTGTTTTGCTTTTTCGCCTAATTTAATCATTGCTCGAACTAGGCTAGGAGACCTTTCTTTATCAAACTTATAACCAGCTTTATAAAATTCGTCAATAATCATAATGTCAAATTCATTGACAATATTGATATAATTCAAAGCTCTTTCTTGTGGGAAAATAAAAATGTTTTTTTCAGAGAGTGTTACATCTGAAGTTGTAATTATTTTATATTCATCAGCAAATTTTTTATATAAACGCCTTCTTGTTTCGTCAGTTAAGGCTAGAGTTGGTACAATTATTAAAACATTATTTGGTTTCTTTAACTTAATATAAGCATCAATAACAAAACTTTTTCCAAAACTTGTTGGAGCACTAACAGCAATGTTACGTCCTTCTAAGAGCTTTTTTAATAGTAATGATTGTTCTCTATGTAGAGTTAAAGGAACTTGTTCTCCGACATCTACTTTAAAGGCATCATAGATAAATCGTTCTTCCCAATTTGATGTTTCTGGGTCTAAATATGGGAAAAGACCTGTTTCTCTTATTAAATGATTTACTAAAGGATTATAATTTAATTCATTAGTATTATGATAATCTAATAATTTGATTAATTCTTGTCTAGCTTCATTGTCTTTTTCAGATATTAAAAGTTCGTTTATTATATGACATTTTTCGAAAACTTGTTTTTGCATATTTAATCTCTATAAACTTTTGCTATTTGAATGAATTTATTAACTATTTGCTCTTTTTCGGCAACTGGAAAAAGAATTATATGAAAATTTATTTTCTCATATAAATGTACGTCAGTACATTTATTAATTTGTTTTTTAAAGTATTGAGTTGCTCTTTCTTTATGATAAGCAATTACTTCTTTTTTATATTCATCTGTTAAGCTAGTACCTGATTTAGTTTTTTCACATTCGTACAGTAATAAAATGGGAATGTTTAAAATGGGCTTTATATTATCTATTGACTCTCCTTGTGATAAGCTTGATTTGATTTTAGCTCTTAAATCATCTGAGATTTCATTAAAATCGTTAATATCACTTAGATTAGTAATTATTCCATTTTCTTTTTTTATTTTATTTAAGCTAATAGAGTCCTTTACAGAATCTACTATTTTATCTAATCTAGCATTTTCAATACTGTTGTAAAATTTTGATTCGCCA is a window of Formosa sediminum DNA encoding:
- a CDS encoding WapI family immunity protein; this encodes MIFKGINNQTVEFRITNYQFPEITDCEYDSNWLLVYLKVKSDCGNWETVDPSLLVRDLKDIIEWFEQLSNNIETDTDSLVFMEPNLEFELTKKFADKKRIRITFDLESRHPNAKDDEEFYVDCEFNNEELKQIASELKNEAELYPERALTNRKKSYIDVFKNLGKSLFN
- a CDS encoding DEAD/DEAH box helicase yields the protein MQKQVFEKCHIINELLISEKDNEARQELIKLLDYHNTNELNYNPLVNHLIRETGLFPYLDPETSNWEERFIYDAFKVDVGEQVPLTLHREQSLLLKKLLEGRNIAVSAPTSFGKSFVIDAYIKLKKPNNVLIIVPTLALTDETRRRLYKKFADEYKIITTSDVTLSEKNIFIFPQERALNYINIVNEFDIMIIDEFYKAGYKFDKERSPSLVRAMIKLGEKAKQKYYLAPNISSIDDNPLTEDMEFHRMDFNTVFLEKHELYNEIENNDTAQKSKVLLDILEKNNTKSLIYAGTYSNIESLTNLFQSTYSELDNNLLTMFSNWLVKNYDFNWSLTKLIKRGVGVHNGRLHRSLSQIQVRLFEEDKGINNLISTSSIIEGVNTSAENVIIWRNRKGAAKLDDFTYKNIIGRGGRMFKHFIGKIYILEKPPEQAQTQLDIPFPNEIIGDLDAEQYGGLLTKEQLALLKSHQEEMTSIMGFQVYEKLKSESAFQSSNSDLIKKIAIDLKTNPDEWNGLYHLNEFKPKNWDRLLYKIINLQPGNWEAKNKTFVEFIKTIARNWSKSIPELLNELEDYDVGIDEFFKLERNVTYKFSSLLKDVNALQKEILVGKGYDISKFIGYCSQAFLPKVVFQLEEYGLPRMISKKFQKSKIIDFYDSELTIHKAIEEFNEIGQEQIVRKTEGLDEFDKYILDYFFDGIKITNAQQRI
- a CDS encoding HamA C-terminal domain-containing protein; translation: MKFEIILNEIFDDVNLDDTLNPTNNKSVLGIINDFEDGKWRYEKFQNFVWNNIKETALSYSERQALLNDGEGSVLIESAKKLRLVEGDKSFGKGSEIAEIVLYGIMKKHYKALPIVPKIFYKQNQNDEAKGADSVHIVVESEDSFSLWFGESKFYNSIENARLDKIVDSVKDSISLNKIKKENGIITNLSDINDFNEISDDLRAKIKSSLSQGESIDNIKPILNIPILLLYECEKTKSGTSLTDEYKKEVIAYHKERATQYFKKQINKCTDVHLYEKINFHIILFPVAEKEQIVNKFIQIAKVYRD